A window of Leptotrichia wadei contains these coding sequences:
- a CDS encoding Rid family hydrolase: MAGTTVVKDGKPYVAGNAYEQTKYILENIKKVLEKEGLGLKNVIRTRMFVTDISKWEEYGRAYGEFFRDIKPVATMVEVFSLIDKELMIEIEVSAVVD; the protein is encoded by the coding sequence ATAGCAGGAACAACAGTTGTCAAGGATGGAAAGCCTTATGTAGCAGGAAATGCTTATGAACAGACAAAATATATTCTTGAAAATATAAAAAAAGTTCTTGAAAAGGAAGGATTGGGGTTAAAAAATGTTATTAGAACAAGAATGTTTGTTACAGATATTTCAAAATGGGAAGAATATGGAAGAGCATATGGAGAATTTTTTAGGGACATTAAACCAGTTGCAACAATGGTAGAGGTGTTTTCATTAATTGATAAGGAATTGATGATAGAAATAGAAGTAAGTGCAGTTGTTGATTAA
- a CDS encoding DUF4865 family protein → MIMMQYKVKLPNDFDMNNIRKRVQENGFKTDGFEDLFFKAYLISEENKEYSPLYFWKDNKGMNKFIFDGFYDNILNSFGWQTINIGIPLLQEFNENFSKAKYLLEIENETKPMEKMKRMEFSISYDKIIGKALVYNPENWKYTEYYFFEDAPKEIENSKVYEILHVSQ, encoded by the coding sequence ATGATAATGATGCAGTATAAAGTAAAACTTCCAAATGATTTTGATATGAACAATATTAGAAAAAGAGTGCAAGAAAATGGATTTAAAACAGATGGATTTGAAGATTTATTTTTTAAAGCTTATTTAATCTCTGAGGAAAATAAAGAATATTCACCATTATACTTTTGGAAAGATAACAAAGGAATGAATAAATTCATATTTGATGGATTTTATGATAATATCTTAAATTCTTTTGGCTGGCAGACTATAAATATTGGAATACCATTGTTACAAGAGTTTAATGAAAACTTTTCTAAAGCAAAATATTTATTGGAAATAGAAAATGAAACAAAACCGATGGAAAAAATGAAAAGAATGGAATTTTCTATATCATATGATAAAATTATTGGAAAAGCATTAGTATATAACCCTGAAAATTGGAAATATACGGAGTATTATTTTTTTGAAGATGCCCCTAAAGAAATAGAAAATTCAAAGGTGTACGAAATTTTGCATGTTTCTCAATAA
- a CDS encoding DNA methyltransferase family protein → MLDNKKEYGDYQTPLDFASTVVKYIKNNYDFTPDFIIEPSCGIGNFFEASKKYYKSEMFGIEINKNYSDTAKKNNPKAIIYNESIFSYKWDKDMEKFGKTLILGNPPWVSNTELGKFGSKNLPQKTNLKKYKGLEALSGMSNFDISESIILNLLNKFSKRKFILAMLCKKSVAINIFKELYRTSYKSGNIKIINFDSKKIFNISVPACLLIIDCSSDTKVQNEVNIYNFNNSYVDTIGYADNKFFLNTNYSSDLDGKCEFEWRQGIKHDCSKICELELNKKIYMNGLKEKVEIEEDLVYPLIKSSHIKNFKENVFKKYVLVTQKKMKEDTLWIKEKYPKTWNYLEKHKDNFMKRKSSIYKKMPQYSMFGIGDYSYMKYKVVISGFYKDPIFKVIFSEKPVMVDDTCYFLAFENKKDAEIVCDVLNSTETIRFLKSISDMTAKRPFTKKVLSRIEFKKFNYEILNYTEKEILDFKIRNGLYINKLF, encoded by the coding sequence ATGTTAGATAACAAAAAAGAATACGGTGATTATCAAACTCCTTTAGATTTTGCAAGTACAGTAGTAAAATATATAAAAAATAATTATGATTTTACACCAGATTTTATAATAGAGCCTAGTTGTGGAATAGGAAATTTCTTTGAAGCTTCAAAAAAATATTATAAATCAGAAATGTTTGGAATAGAAATAAATAAAAATTATTCAGATACTGCAAAAAAGAACAATCCAAAAGCAATAATTTATAATGAATCCATATTTAGTTACAAATGGGACAAAGATATGGAAAAATTTGGCAAAACATTAATACTTGGAAATCCACCTTGGGTGTCTAATACAGAATTAGGGAAATTTGGTTCTAAAAATTTACCTCAAAAAACAAATTTAAAAAAATACAAAGGATTAGAAGCATTATCAGGAATGTCTAATTTTGATATTTCAGAATCAATTATTTTAAATTTATTAAATAAATTCTCAAAAAGAAAATTCATATTAGCTATGTTATGCAAAAAAAGTGTTGCGATTAATATCTTTAAAGAATTATACAGAACTAGCTATAAAAGTGGAAATATAAAAATAATTAATTTTGATTCAAAAAAAATATTTAATATCAGTGTACCTGCTTGCCTTTTGATTATTGATTGTTCGAGTGATACCAAAGTTCAAAATGAAGTGAATATTTATAATTTTAACAATAGTTATGTAGATACAATAGGATATGCTGATAATAAATTTTTTCTGAATACTAATTACAGTTCTGATTTAGATGGAAAGTGTGAATTTGAATGGAGGCAGGGAATAAAGCATGACTGCTCTAAAATTTGTGAATTAGAGTTAAATAAAAAAATTTATATGAATGGATTAAAAGAAAAAGTAGAAATAGAAGAAGATTTAGTATATCCATTAATAAAAAGTAGCCATATTAAAAATTTTAAAGAAAATGTTTTTAAAAAGTATGTTTTAGTAACTCAAAAAAAAATGAAAGAAGATACTTTATGGATAAAGGAGAAATATCCTAAAACTTGGAATTATCTTGAAAAACATAAAGATAATTTTATGAAACGGAAAAGTTCAATTTACAAAAAAATGCCACAATACAGTATGTTTGGAATAGGTGATTATAGTTATATGAAATATAAGGTTGTAATATCAGGATTTTATAAAGATCCAATATTTAAAGTAATTTTTTCTGAAAAACCTGTCATGGTTGATGACACTTGCTATTTTTTAGCTTTTGAAAATAAAAAAGATGCAGAGATTGTTTGTGATGTGTTAAATTCAACGGAAACAATTAGATTTTTAAAATCCATATCAGATATGACAGCAAAAAGACCATTTACAAAAAAGGTTTTATCAAGAATAGAATTTAAAAAATTTAATTATGAGATTTTAAATTACACAGAAAAAGAAATTTTGGATTTTAAAATTAGAAATGGATTGTATATAAATAAATTATTTTAA
- a CDS encoding PspC domain-containing protein: protein MKKKLYKSVKDRKLTGVCGGIAEYFDIDSSIVRIVWLILVLCAGTGLLAYIICAIVLDDNPNE, encoded by the coding sequence ATGAAAAAGAAATTGTACAAATCAGTAAAAGATAGAAAACTTACGGGCGTATGCGGAGGAATTGCAGAATATTTTGATATTGATTCAAGTATTGTAAGAATAGTATGGCTTATTTTGGTTCTTTGTGCAGGAACGGGTCTACTGGCTTATATTATTTGTGCGATAGTTCTTGATGATAATCCTAATGAGTAA
- the ilvN gene encoding acetolactate synthase small subunit, with the protein MNREHEILIIAKNTDGIVSRIMSLFNRRGYSVLKMTAGVTNKPGYARLTLTVDGDDKTLNQIQKQVYKIVDVVKVKVFPVENVIRRELMLIKVKSAPETRAQIVQVADIYRGKVLDVSPTSLVIELTGDVKKLRGFVEIMHNYGILEIAKTGVVAMSRGEKL; encoded by the coding sequence ATGAATAGAGAGCATGAAATTTTAATAATTGCGAAAAATACCGATGGAATTGTGTCAAGAATAATGTCTTTATTCAACAGAAGGGGATATTCGGTTTTAAAAATGACAGCAGGAGTTACAAATAAGCCTGGTTATGCTAGATTGACTTTGACAGTTGACGGAGATGACAAGACATTAAATCAGATTCAAAAGCAAGTTTATAAGATTGTGGATGTTGTAAAAGTAAAAGTGTTTCCGGTTGAAAATGTCATAAGAAGAGAATTGATGTTGATAAAAGTGAAATCTGCTCCTGAAACTAGGGCACAAATTGTTCAAGTTGCTGATATTTACAGAGGAAAAGTGCTAGATGTGTCACCGACTTCGTTAGTTATCGAACTTACAGGGGATGTAAAAAAATTGCGTGGATTTGTGGAAATAATGCACAATTACGGAATTTTGGAAATCGCAAAAACTGGAGTTGTAGCGATGAGCCGTGGAGAAAAATTATAA
- a CDS encoding metallophosphoesterase, producing the protein MKRKSWILNVLYVFLTIIIVFLIDSHYEYKQIKIKMIEIKSKDIPKEFDGKRVLFVADFQYDTMTRFNRVQEKKAIELINAQKKDMILLGGDYTTWEKNIPKFYEDAKDIKIPELGVYAIYGNHEYPGEKETAENMKKLGFNLLVNENRKITINNENIYIAGVTDLWHGKPDAKKALEGIKKEDFVLFLTHNPEYFEQMSEDEKEKTDVILAGHSHAGQVTFFGKIIMSAVKDKKKYGYGMKEYGGHKIYITSGLGGAFLEMFIRFFAQPEIVIFELKRG; encoded by the coding sequence ATGAAAAGAAAAAGTTGGATTCTTAATGTTTTGTATGTCTTTTTAACAATAATTATTGTGTTTTTGATTGATTCACATTATGAATATAAACAAATAAAAATTAAAATGATTGAGATAAAATCGAAAGATATTCCAAAAGAATTTGATGGGAAAAGAGTGCTGTTTGTAGCGGATTTTCAATATGATACGATGACACGGTTTAATCGAGTTCAGGAAAAAAAGGCGATTGAGCTGATTAATGCACAGAAAAAGGATATGATACTGCTGGGGGGAGATTATACGACTTGGGAGAAAAATATTCCTAAGTTTTATGAGGATGCGAAGGATATAAAGATTCCAGAACTTGGAGTATATGCGATTTATGGGAATCATGAATATCCAGGTGAAAAGGAAACTGCTGAAAATATGAAAAAACTTGGATTTAATCTTCTCGTAAATGAAAATAGGAAAATAACAATTAACAATGAAAATATATATATTGCGGGAGTGACTGACTTGTGGCACGGAAAGCCTGATGCGAAAAAGGCTCTTGAAGGTATAAAAAAAGAAGATTTTGTATTGTTTTTGACTCACAATCCTGAATATTTTGAACAGATGTCAGAAGATGAAAAGGAAAAAACTGATGTGATTTTAGCGGGACACAGTCATGCTGGACAAGTTACTTTTTTTGGAAAAATCATTATGTCGGCAGTAAAGGATAAGAAAAAATATGGCTATGGAATGAAAGAGTACGGAGGACATAAAATTTATATTACCTCAGGGCTAGGAGGAGCTTTTCTTGAAATGTTTATTAGGTTTTTTGCACAGCCTGAGATTGTGATTTTTGAACTTAAAAGAGGATAA
- a CDS encoding PDDEXK nuclease domain-containing protein: protein MEISNNYINEIKKILKNARQKAYTAVNSAMVEAYWEIGRRIVEEEQNGKERAEYGKEIIKNLSKELTEEFGKGFGERNIRNIRQFYVLFSDYEKWKSLISKLTWTHIQKVLRVSDEKARIFYLTEAAENMWSVRTLDRNISTLYYNRIVASIDKKIVENEMKEKTKKLQAKEFIKNPVVLEFLDLPTNMSYTENELEKALTDDIQKFMMELGKGFAFVERQQHIRTENSDFYIDLVFYNYILKCFVIVELKTGKLTHQDIGQLDMYVRMYDDLKKQENDNPTIGLLLCTDTDSTVIKYSVLNDNKNLFASKYVNYLPSEEELINEIERQKILFEINNEVDM, encoded by the coding sequence ATGGAAATATCAAATAATTACATTAATGAAATAAAGAAAATACTTAAAAATGCTAGACAAAAAGCATATACCGCTGTAAATTCGGCGATGGTGGAAGCATATTGGGAAATTGGAAGAAGAATTGTAGAAGAAGAACAGAACGGGAAAGAAAGAGCTGAATACGGGAAAGAAATTATCAAAAATTTATCAAAAGAATTGACAGAAGAATTTGGAAAAGGTTTTGGTGAAAGAAATATTCGGAATATTAGACAGTTTTATGTGCTATTTTCAGATTATGAAAAATGGAAATCACTGATTTCCAAATTAACTTGGACACACATTCAAAAAGTTTTAAGAGTTTCTGATGAGAAAGCTAGAATATTTTATTTGACGGAAGCAGCGGAGAATATGTGGTCTGTAAGAACTTTGGATAGGAATATATCTACACTTTACTATAATCGTATTGTTGCAAGTATTGATAAAAAAATTGTCGAAAATGAAATGAAAGAGAAGACAAAAAAACTACAAGCAAAAGAATTTATAAAAAATCCAGTAGTTTTGGAGTTTCTAGATTTACCAACAAATATGTCTTATACAGAAAATGAATTAGAAAAAGCACTAACAGATGATATTCAAAAATTTATGATGGAACTTGGAAAAGGTTTTGCATTTGTGGAAAGGCAACAGCATATTCGTACAGAAAATTCAGATTTTTATATTGATTTGGTATTTTATAACTATATTTTGAAATGTTTTGTTATAGTAGAGTTAAAAACAGGAAAATTAACACATCAGGATATAGGACAGCTTGATATGTATGTCAGAATGTATGATGATTTGAAAAAACAGGAAAATGATAATCCGACAATAGGGCTTCTTCTTTGTACAGATACAGATAGTACTGTTATAAAATATTCAGTCTTGAATGATAATAAAAATCTTTTTGCAAGTAAATATGTAAATTATCTTCCTAGTGAAGAAGAATTGATAAATGAAATTGAAAGACAGAAAATATTGTTTGAAATAAATAATGAAGTGGATATGTAG
- a CDS encoding class I SAM-dependent methyltransferase, with protein sequence MSVSQHWEKEKYEKNARFVSDYGEELIEWLSPKKDEYILDLGCGDGVLTKKITEYGCKVLGLDGSQKFVEAARKIGVEAVQGDAQNMKFENEFDAVFSNAALHWMTNPEKVMEGVSRALKKGGRFVAETGCKGNVGKIENAMFEVAEKHNFKTVKCWFFPTEKEKTELLNKYGLKVKRMISFSRPTLLPTGIKGWLQTFSAPAFVNIPKEMHEKLIDEIAEKVEKELEKNENGQIIADYVRLRFEAVKE encoded by the coding sequence ATGAGTGTAAGTCAGCATTGGGAAAAGGAAAAGTATGAGAAAAATGCACGTTTTGTTTCTGATTATGGAGAAGAACTGATAGAATGGCTGAGTCCCAAAAAAGATGAATATATTTTGGATTTGGGCTGTGGAGATGGAGTATTGACTAAGAAAATTACTGAATATGGGTGCAAAGTTTTAGGACTTGATGGAAGTCAGAAATTTGTTGAGGCGGCAAGAAAAATTGGGGTTGAGGCAGTACAGGGAGATGCACAGAATATGAAATTTGAAAATGAGTTTGATGCGGTTTTTTCCAATGCGGCGCTACATTGGATGACTAATCCAGAGAAAGTAATGGAAGGAGTATCTCGAGCCTTGAAAAAAGGCGGACGTTTTGTAGCCGAAACGGGCTGTAAAGGAAATGTGGGAAAAATAGAAAATGCAATGTTTGAAGTTGCAGAAAAACATAATTTTAAAACTGTAAAATGCTGGTTTTTTCCGACAGAAAAAGAAAAAACAGAATTACTTAATAAATACGGCTTGAAAGTGAAAAGAATGATAAGTTTTTCTCGTCCAACTTTACTTCCTACTGGAATAAAAGGATGGCTACAAACCTTTTCTGCACCTGCTTTTGTGAATATTCCAAAAGAGATGCACGAAAAATTGATTGATGAAATAGCTGAAAAAGTGGAAAAAGAACTGGAAAAAAATGAAAATGGACAAATTATAGCTGATTATGTGAGATTGAGATTTGAGGCTGTGAAGGAATAG
- a CDS encoding type II restriction-modification system restriction endonuclease, which translates to MNIDLIKEAVEFSELQSKIFHNNLYGVTDGKKVGTYIEKLFQKFLEDKYGDLGTGNSAKGIDLPGLNTDIKATSIVQPQSSCPYRNARQKIFGLGYNLIVFVYEKKDYIDNDQRLCKINFKYITFIEKHRTADYTTTQMLINMKNAGANKEDIMSYLNDRRIPEDEIEHNMIAEEILKKTFEQGYLTVSNALQWRLQYKRVIELNNQIEGVYNYVR; encoded by the coding sequence ATGAATATAGATTTAATAAAGGAAGCGGTGGAATTTTCAGAATTGCAAAGTAAAATTTTTCATAATAATTTATATGGAGTTACTGATGGTAAAAAAGTTGGAACTTATATTGAAAAATTATTTCAAAAGTTTTTAGAAGATAAATATGGAGATTTAGGAACAGGAAATTCTGCAAAAGGAATTGATTTGCCTGGGTTAAATACAGATATAAAAGCAACTTCCATAGTACAGCCACAATCATCTTGTCCTTATAGAAATGCTAGACAAAAGATATTTGGATTGGGGTATAATTTAATTGTATTTGTTTATGAAAAAAAGGATTATATTGACAATGATCAAAGATTATGTAAAATAAATTTTAAATATATCACTTTTATAGAAAAACATAGAACGGCAGATTACACAACTACACAAATGCTAATAAATATGAAAAATGCAGGTGCTAATAAAGAGGATATAATGTCTTATTTAAACGATAGAAGAATTCCAGAAGACGAGATAGAGCATAATATGATAGCTGAAGAGATTTTGAAAAAAACATTTGAACAAGGATATTTAACTGTTTCGAATGCTTTACAGTGGAGACTGCAGTATAAAAGAGTAATTGAGTTAAATAATCAAATAGAAGGTGTTTACAATTATGTTAGATAA
- a CDS encoding 2-isopropylmalate synthase: protein MRHIKIFDTTLRDGEQTPRVNLNAQEKLRIAKQLESLGVDIIEAGFAVASPGDFEAVKMISENVKNSIVCSLSRAVRKDIEAAGKALEGAAKPRIHTFIATSPIHREFKLKMTKEQILERVKEMVELAKSFVDDVEFSSEDATRTEKEFLVEVYETAIKAGATTLNVPDTVGYRTPNEMFELITYLRKNVKGIENVDISVHCHDDLGLSVANSVAAIQAGATQIECTINGLGERAGNTSLEEIAMILKTRKDLFEEYYTNIDSKQIYPTSKLVSLLTGVTTQPNKAIVGANAFAHESGIHQHGVLANPETYEIMSPESVGRNPDSLVLGKHSGKHAFVQKLESLGFDHVGSDRVEELFAQFKKLADKKKYVLDEDIIALVAGDAAKIEGRIKLTHFEISRQEGKKPKATVTIDLDGEKLVKEALGDGPVDAAYNAVNLAVSDTFVLEEYKLEAITGDTDAQAQVVVIIEKNGNRFIGRGQSTDVVEASIKAYINGINRLYSN, encoded by the coding sequence ATGAGACATATTAAAATATTTGATACGACACTAAGAGATGGAGAACAGACACCAAGAGTTAATCTTAATGCACAGGAAAAATTGAGAATTGCAAAACAGCTTGAGAGTCTTGGAGTAGACATAATTGAAGCTGGGTTTGCTGTGGCTTCGCCTGGGGATTTTGAAGCGGTTAAGATGATATCGGAAAATGTAAAGAATTCAATAGTCTGTAGTTTATCAAGAGCTGTGAGAAAGGATATTGAGGCTGCGGGAAAAGCTTTAGAAGGTGCGGCAAAACCTAGAATTCATACATTTATTGCGACTTCGCCTATTCACAGGGAATTTAAGTTGAAAATGACAAAAGAGCAAATTCTTGAAAGAGTAAAAGAAATGGTAGAACTTGCAAAATCATTTGTTGATGATGTTGAATTTTCTTCAGAAGATGCGACTAGAACGGAAAAAGAATTTTTGGTGGAAGTGTATGAAACAGCTATAAAAGCTGGAGCAACTACACTTAATGTGCCTGATACTGTGGGTTACAGAACTCCAAATGAAATGTTTGAACTTATAACTTATTTGAGAAAAAATGTAAAAGGAATTGAAAATGTTGATATTTCTGTGCATTGCCACGATGATTTGGGACTTTCTGTGGCAAATTCGGTTGCGGCGATTCAAGCTGGAGCAACTCAAATTGAATGTACAATTAATGGACTTGGGGAAAGAGCTGGAAATACTTCACTAGAAGAAATTGCGATGATTTTGAAAACAAGAAAAGACCTGTTTGAAGAATATTACACAAACATTGATTCAAAGCAAATTTATCCAACAAGTAAATTAGTAAGCCTTTTGACGGGAGTTACAACACAGCCTAATAAAGCAATTGTTGGAGCAAATGCATTTGCACACGAATCAGGAATCCATCAACACGGAGTTTTGGCAAATCCTGAAACTTATGAAATTATGAGTCCTGAATCTGTAGGAAGAAATCCAGATAGCTTGGTACTTGGAAAACATTCTGGAAAACACGCCTTTGTACAAAAATTAGAATCTTTAGGATTTGACCATGTTGGAAGTGACAGAGTAGAAGAATTATTTGCACAATTTAAAAAATTGGCAGACAAGAAAAAATATGTTTTAGATGAAGATATTATCGCATTAGTCGCTGGAGATGCAGCAAAAATCGAAGGAAGAATAAAACTTACTCACTTTGAAATTTCAAGACAGGAAGGTAAAAAGCCAAAAGCTACAGTTACAATCGACTTGGATGGAGAAAAATTGGTTAAAGAAGCTCTTGGAGATGGACCAGTTGACGCAGCTTACAACGCAGTAAATTTAGCAGTGAGCGACACTTTTGTATTGGAAGAATATAAATTGGAAGCAATTACAGGAGATACGGATGCACAGGCACAAGTTGTTGTTATAATTGAGAAAAATGGAAACAGATTTATTGGAAGAGGGCAAAGTACGGATGTAGTTGAGGCTAGTATTAAGGCTTATATTAATGGGATAAATAGATTATATAGTAATTAA
- the ilvB gene encoding biosynthetic-type acetolactate synthase large subunit — MSETKMINGGRMLLESLHRLGITDIFGYPGGAVIPIFDEIYSYDKINYYFARHEQGLSHAADGYARVSGKVGVCLATSGPGATNMVTGIMTAHMDSVPMIAITGQVRSNLLGRDAFQETDTVGITMPITKSNYLVQNVKEIPRIVKEAYYIATTGRPGPVLIDIPNDIQVHKIPYAEFERLFEEKIELEGYSPTYEGHPVQIKRAIKLIKEAKKPLIIAGAGVLKSKASKELFEYAEKTQTPVAMTLLGLGAFPGSHELSLGMLGMHGTVPANYATDEADLVIAAGIRFDDRIAGNPNKFIENAKVIHIDIDPAEIDKNKRADVPIVGDLKHVLTDINAEIEPQTHEEWVKKVVEWKKEYPLGHREVGEDKLLPQEVLKAIDDILQGDTIVVTDVGQHQMWAAQYFTYKNPDSIVTSGGAGTMGFGLPAAIGAQIGAPDKKVVLIVGDGGFQMTLQELMMIKQYNLPVKVVILNNSYLGMVRQWQELFKDRRYSFVNLEVNPDFIKIADAYGIKNAKLTNKEDLRTKLKDLILSDEGVLIECVVEKEENVFPMIPAGKTVSQMIGKKGELENE; from the coding sequence ATGAGTGAAACTAAAATGATTAACGGTGGAAGAATGTTATTGGAATCGTTACACAGATTAGGAATAACGGATATTTTCGGGTATCCTGGAGGAGCGGTAATTCCAATATTTGATGAAATATATAGTTATGATAAAATAAATTACTATTTTGCTAGACATGAACAAGGATTATCTCATGCGGCAGATGGTTATGCGAGAGTTTCTGGAAAAGTGGGAGTTTGCCTTGCAACTTCAGGCCCTGGTGCGACAAATATGGTTACAGGGATAATGACGGCACATATGGATTCTGTGCCAATGATAGCGATAACTGGACAAGTTAGATCGAATTTATTGGGAAGAGATGCTTTTCAGGAAACTGATACAGTAGGGATTACAATGCCGATTACAAAGAGTAATTATCTTGTTCAAAATGTAAAAGAAATACCAAGAATTGTGAAAGAAGCTTATTATATTGCAACAACAGGAAGACCGGGACCAGTTCTTATTGACATTCCAAATGACATTCAAGTTCACAAAATTCCATATGCTGAATTTGAAAGATTATTTGAGGAAAAAATTGAGCTGGAAGGATATTCACCAACTTATGAAGGGCATCCAGTTCAAATAAAAAGGGCTATAAAATTGATAAAAGAAGCAAAAAAACCATTAATAATTGCAGGAGCAGGAGTTTTAAAATCGAAAGCGTCGAAAGAACTGTTTGAATATGCCGAAAAGACACAGACACCTGTGGCTATGACATTGCTCGGATTGGGAGCGTTTCCTGGTTCACATGAGTTGTCGCTTGGAATGCTTGGAATGCACGGAACTGTACCAGCGAATTATGCGACAGATGAGGCAGATTTAGTAATTGCGGCTGGAATCAGATTTGATGACAGAATTGCTGGAAATCCTAATAAATTTATTGAAAATGCAAAAGTTATTCACATTGACATTGATCCAGCTGAAATTGATAAGAATAAAAGGGCTGATGTGCCAATTGTTGGGGATTTAAAACATGTATTGACTGATATTAATGCTGAAATTGAGCCACAAACTCACGAAGAATGGGTTAAAAAAGTTGTTGAATGGAAAAAAGAATATCCATTAGGACATAGAGAAGTTGGAGAAGATAAATTGCTTCCACAAGAAGTTCTAAAAGCGATTGACGATATTTTGCAAGGGGATACAATTGTTGTAACTGATGTTGGTCAACACCAAATGTGGGCTGCTCAATATTTCACTTACAAAAATCCTGATTCAATTGTAACTTCAGGAGGAGCTGGAACAATGGGATTTGGACTTCCTGCGGCAATTGGAGCACAAATTGGAGCACCTGATAAAAAAGTTGTTTTAATCGTTGGAGATGGTGGTTTCCAAATGACATTGCAAGAATTAATGATGATTAAACAATATAATTTACCAGTAAAAGTTGTTATCTTGAACAATTCTTATTTGGGAATGGTTAGACAATGGCAAGAATTATTTAAGGATAGAAGATACTCGTTTGTTAATTTAGAAGTAAATCCAGATTTTATAAAAATTGCGGATGCTTATGGAATTAAAAATGCGAAATTGACAAATAAAGAAGATTTGAGAACAAAATTAAAAGATTTGATATTATCTGATGAAGGTGTGTTAATCGAATGTGTTGTTGAAAAAGAAGAAAACGTATTTCCAATGATTCCAGCTGGAAAAACTGTAAGTCAAATGATCGGAAAGAAAGGTGAGTTAGAAAATGAATAG
- a CDS encoding NAD(P)H-dependent oxidoreductase: protein MKTIVFAHPWNGSFNKAILDKVVEKLDETKEKYTIIDLNKDKFNPVMTEEELSLYSQGKSIDPLVKKYQEILKNTDELILVFPIWWMSLPAILKGFFDKVMLRGFAYENTQNGIKGFLTNIKTAKMITTATAPKFLLNITGFGITMKKANLGGVGIKKTKWIHYSLRMQGKDEDRKKFLEKVGKFVGN, encoded by the coding sequence ATGAAAACAATAGTTTTTGCACATCCATGGAATGGAAGTTTTAACAAGGCAATTTTAGATAAAGTAGTGGAAAAACTTGATGAAACAAAAGAAAAATATACAATTATAGATTTGAATAAGGATAAATTTAATCCTGTAATGACAGAAGAAGAATTGTCTTTATATTCACAAGGGAAAAGTATTGATCCTTTAGTGAAAAAATATCAGGAAATATTAAAAAATACTGATGAATTGATACTTGTATTTCCAATTTGGTGGATGTCATTACCTGCTATATTAAAAGGATTTTTTGATAAAGTTATGTTGAGAGGATTTGCATACGAAAATACACAGAATGGAATAAAAGGTTTTTTGACTAATATAAAAACAGCAAAAATGATTACAACTGCTACAGCACCTAAATTTTTGTTAAATATAACAGGTTTTGGGATTACGATGAAAAAAGCCAATCTTGGTGGAGTTGGGATTAAGAAAACGAAATGGATTCATTATAGTTTGAGAATGCAAGGGAAAGATGAAGACAGGAAGAAATTTCTTGAAAAAGTTGGGAAATTTGTTGGGAATTAA